The following coding sequences lie in one Drosophila bipectinata strain 14024-0381.07 chromosome XR, DbipHiC1v2, whole genome shotgun sequence genomic window:
- the LOC108125710 gene encoding HIG1 domain family member 2A, mitochondrial, producing the protein MSKKTNIPLSDEELDWVQLRQDLGPIAEVETTKEKLQRKIKENPLVPIGCLATSAALTAGLYNFRTGNRKMSQLMMRTRIAAQGFTVLALIVGVVMTYSDKK; encoded by the exons ATGTCCAAAAAGACCAATATCCCCCTGTCCGACGAGGAGCTGGACTGGGTACAGTTGCGCCAAGACCTGGGTCCAATAGCCGAGGTGGAGACTACGAAAGAAAAGTTGCAGCGCAAGATAAAGGAGAATCCTCTTGTACCCATTG gGTGTCTGGCTACCTCAGCAGCATTAACAGCTGGACTCTATAACTTTCGCACTGGAAATCGAAAGATGTCCCAGCTAATGATGCGTACCCGAATTGCGGCACAGGGATTTACTGTCCTTGCTTTAATTGTGGGCGTCGTGATGACTTACTCGGATAAGAAGTAA
- the CalpC gene encoding calpain-C isoform X2 yields MGDSVQLISLRDTFSTKPFGEKTNFLGDWSPLSKMWERVSQAEQERLITHLGPGEFWISFCEFVQIFTNLEVVYLDSDTANDEEVLKNRPFHWKIKMYQGQWKRGVTAGGCRNHESFHINPQLLISIQDRQDVVIALNQHTAVEPKVIGFTMYTWDRDYGFNECLPKDFFKSHVSLLNSDYGNTRHVSYHTQLEVGHYVLIPTTYEPGEEAHFTVRILGTESLRLSCLETETMILLDPFPALKTEESGSKEKNVCQYEPIYMQIADENKTINCFELHELLEACLPNDYIKGCANIDICRQVIALQDKSGSGRITFLQFKTFMVNLKSWQGVFKMYTKEKAGILRGERLRDALCDIGFQLSTDIMNCLIQRYIRKDGTLRLSDFVSAVIHLTTAFNQFNLKNYSQVNVIEVHLNDWIKSILSS; encoded by the coding sequence ATGGGCGACTCCGTGCAGTTAATAAGCTTGAGGGATACATTTTCAACCAAACCCTTCGGGGAAAAAACGAATTTCCTCGGTGATTGGTCGCCACTCTCAAAGATGTGGGAACGTGTTTCACAAGCGGAGCAAGAACGTTTGATCACTCACCTGGGCCCAGGCGAATTTTGGATATCATTTTGCGAATTTGTACAGATCTTCACCAACTTGGAAGTAGTCTACCTCGACTCGGACACGGCCAACGACGAGGAGGTGCTGAAAAATCGCCCTTTTcattggaaaattaaaatgtacCAAGGCCAATGGAAACGCGGAGTGACGGCTGGAGGTTGTCGAAACCACGAATCGTTTCACATAAACCCCCAGCTATTAATTTCTATACAGGATCGGCAAGATGTCGTAATCGCCCTCAACCAGCACACAGCTGTAGAGCCAAAAGTGATTGGATTCACAATGTACACATGGGACCGTGACTACGGTTTCAATGAGTGCTTACCGAAGGACTTTTTTAAAAGTCACGTGAGCCTTCTTAATTCGGATTACGGAAACACACGACACGTAAGCTATCACACGCAGCTGGAAGTGGGTCACTACGTACTTATTCCTACTACTTACGAGCCAGGTGAGGAAGCACATTTTACGGTGCGGATCCTGGGTACAGAATCCTTAAGGCTTTCCTGCCTTGAAACAGAGACCATGATACTGCTTGACCCATTTCCCGCTCTCAAGACTGAGGAAAGCGGTAGTAAGGAAAAGAACGTATGCCAGTACGAGCCCATTTACATGCAGATAGCTGATGAAAACAAGACTATCAACTGTTTCGAGCTTCATGAGCTTCTTGAAGCCTGCCTTCCCAATGACTACATAAAGGGTTGTGCCAACATTGACATATGTCGTCAGGTGATTGCGCTTCAAGATAAGTCTGGCAGTGGGCGCATTACCTTTCTGCAGTTTAAGACCTTTATGGTGAATCTTAAGTCCTGGCAGGGCGTTTTCAAGATGTACACCAAAGAAAAAGCTGGAATTTTGCGGGGCGAACGCTTACGCGACGCCCTCTGCGACATTGGTTTTCAGCTCAGCACCGACATTATGAACTGCCTCATACAGCGCTACATTCGCAAAGATGGTACACTGCGCCTAAGCGACTTTGTGTCGGCCGTCATTCATCTGACCACTGCTTTCAACCAATTCAACTTAAAGAACTACAGCCAAGTTAATGTGATCGAAGTTCACCTAAACGACTGGATTAAAAGCATCTTAAGTTCTTAA
- the CalpC gene encoding calpain-C isoform X1 has translation MASMGSKYERILGDCQAKNILWEDPDFPALQSSVFYYQTPPFTFQWKRIAELNHTQAVFLSEGAEFDVVPGKMGDRWLVSCLGVLCSLRNLFYRVVPADQTLAKAHGVFRFRLWWCGEWIEVLVDDRLPTINGRLAFMQPQGSQCFWAALLEKAIAKLHGSYEALKYGTRSDGLTDLLGGVVRCMPIVKDTIRPQTLKDQLATTCIVTCLATKNVSVQKKNVAERLPNGILLNINYRLSGLDKVETLMGDSVQLISLRDTFSTKPFGEKTNFLGDWSPLSKMWERVSQAEQERLITHLGPGEFWISFCEFVQIFTNLEVVYLDSDTANDEEVLKNRPFHWKIKMYQGQWKRGVTAGGCRNHESFHINPQLLISIQDRQDVVIALNQHTAVEPKVIGFTMYTWDRDYGFNECLPKDFFKSHVSLLNSDYGNTRHVSYHTQLEVGHYVLIPTTYEPGEEAHFTVRILGTESLRLSCLETETMILLDPFPALKTEESGSKEKNVCQYEPIYMQIADENKTINCFELHELLEACLPNDYIKGCANIDICRQVIALQDKSGSGRITFLQFKTFMVNLKSWQGVFKMYTKEKAGILRGERLRDALCDIGFQLSTDIMNCLIQRYIRKDGTLRLSDFVSAVIHLTTAFNQFNLKNYSQVNVIEVHLNDWIKSILSS, from the exons ATGGCGTCAATGGGATCCAAATACGAGCGTATATTAGGCGACTGTCAGGCGAAGAACATACTATGGGAGGACCCCGATTTCCCCGCCTTGCAATCCTCCGTTTTTTATTACCAGACACCTCCATTTACTTTTCAATGGAAGCGGATCGCAGAGCTAAACCACACTCAGGCGGTCTTCCTTAGCGAGGGTGCCGAGTTTGACGTGGTGCCCGGGAAAATGGGAGACCGCTGGCTAGTCTCATGCTTGGGCGTGCTATGTTCGCTAAGGAATCTGTTCTACCGCGTCGTGCCCGCTGATCAAACTCTTGCTAAGGCACATGGCGTCTTTCGCTTTCGGCTATGGTGGTGCGGCGAATGGATCGAGGTGCTTGTTGATGATCGCCTGCCCACAATCAACGGTCGCCTGGCGTTTATGCAGCCACAGGGCTCTCAATGTTTTTGGGCTGCGCTTCTAGAGAAGGCTATCGCCAAGCTTCACGGCTCTTATGAAGCCCTTAAGTATGGTACGCGGTCCGACGGACTTACCGACTTACTCGGAGGTGTAGTGCGCTGCATGCCAATCGTTAAGGACACCATTCGACCACAGACACTTAAGGATCAATTAGCCACAACCTGCATAGTCACCTGCCTGGCGACTAAAAACGTTTCGGTTCAGAAAAAAAACGTAGCGGAACGACTTCCCAATGGGATCCTGTTAAACATCAATTATAG GCTTTCCGGTTTAGATAAAGTAGAGACCCTCATGGGCGACTCCGTGCAGTTAATAAGCTTGAGGGATACATTTTCAACCAAACCCTTCGGGGAAAAAACGAATTTCCTCGGTGATTGGTCGCCACTCTCAAAGATGTGGGAACGTGTTTCACAAGCGGAGCAAGAACGTTTGATCACTCACCTGGGCCCAGGCGAATTTTGGATATCATTTTGCGAATTTGTACAGATCTTCACCAACTTGGAAGTAGTCTACCTCGACTCGGACACGGCCAACGACGAGGAGGTGCTGAAAAATCGCCCTTTTcattggaaaattaaaatgtacCAAGGCCAATGGAAACGCGGAGTGACGGCTGGAGGTTGTCGAAACCACGAATCGTTTCACATAAACCCCCAGCTATTAATTTCTATACAGGATCGGCAAGATGTCGTAATCGCCCTCAACCAGCACACAGCTGTAGAGCCAAAAGTGATTGGATTCACAATGTACACATGGGACCGTGACTACGGTTTCAATGAGTGCTTACCGAAGGACTTTTTTAAAAGTCACGTGAGCCTTCTTAATTCGGATTACGGAAACACACGACACGTAAGCTATCACACGCAGCTGGAAGTGGGTCACTACGTACTTATTCCTACTACTTACGAGCCAGGTGAGGAAGCACATTTTACGGTGCGGATCCTGGGTACAGAATCCTTAAGGCTTTCCTGCCTTGAAACAGAGACCATGATACTGCTTGACCCATTTCCCGCTCTCAAGACTGAGGAAAGCGGTAGTAAGGAAAAGAACGTATGCCAGTACGAGCCCATTTACATGCAGATAGCTGATGAAAACAAGACTATCAACTGTTTCGAGCTTCATGAGCTTCTTGAAGCCTGCCTTCCCAATGACTACATAAAGGGTTGTGCCAACATTGACATATGTCGTCAGGTGATTGCGCTTCAAGATAAGTCTGGCAGTGGGCGCATTACCTTTCTGCAGTTTAAGACCTTTATGGTGAATCTTAAGTCCTGGCAGGGCGTTTTCAAGATGTACACCAAAGAAAAAGCTGGAATTTTGCGGGGCGAACGCTTACGCGACGCCCTCTGCGACATTGGTTTTCAGCTCAGCACCGACATTATGAACTGCCTCATACAGCGCTACATTCGCAAAGATGGTACACTGCGCCTAAGCGACTTTGTGTCGGCCGTCATTCATCTGACCACTGCTTTCAACCAATTCAACTTAAAGAACTACAGCCAAGTTAATGTGATCGAAGTTCACCTAAACGACTGGATTAAAAGCATCTTAAGTTCTTAA
- the Dsp1 gene encoding high mobility group protein DSP1 isoform X1, with protein sequence MEHFHQIQQQLAAQQQQQVQQQQLQQHQVVVQQNQQQAHQNSSNTTAGVGTQQLFTYKMASSFPNPATTMAQVVATSNAAGTTGYDYRLNMAQAAAAAAVPGSQWWYSAANQGQVDANTAAQLQQQQQQQQQQQQQQQHQQQQQQQMQQQQQQQNVINSAGSPMIRGKADAKPRGRMTAYAYFVQTCREEHKKKHPDETVIFAEFSRKCAERWKTMVDKEKKRFHEMAEKDKQRYEAEMQNYVPPKGAVVGRGKKRKQIKDPNAPKRSLSAFFWFCNDERNKVKALNPEFGVGDIAKELGRKWSDVDPEVKQKYESMAERDKARYEREMTEYKTSGKIAMSAPSMQASMQAQAQKAALLAAAAQQQHQQLDEQHDDDDGDGDDDENQ encoded by the exons ATGGAACACTTTCATCAAATTCAG CAGCAACTGGCtgcgcaacaacaacagcaagtgcaacagcaacaactgcaGCAACATCAAGTGGTAGTGCAGCAGAACCAGCAGCAAGCACACCAGAATAGCTCCAACACCACGGCCGGTGTTGGCACCCAGCAGCTGTTTACGTACAAAATGGCCAGCAGCTTCCCAAATCCAGCCACAACAATGGCCCAAGTAGTAGCCACCTCAAACGCCGCCGGAACCACGGGCTATGACTACCGCCTGAATATGGCACAGgcagcagccgccgccgccgttCCCGGTTCCCAATGGTGGTACTCGGCTGCCAACCAAGGTCAAGTGGATGCCAACACAGCTGCACAGttacagcaacaacagcagcaacagcagcagcagcagcaacaacaacagcaccagcaacaacaacaacaacaaatgcagcaacagcagcagcaacagaacgTCATAAATTCAGCTGGG AGTCCAATGATCAGAGGAAAGGCAGACGCCAAGCCTAGAGGCCGCATGACCGCCTACGCTTACTTTGTACAGACTTGTAGAGAGGAGCACAAAAAGAAGCACCCCGATGAAACCGTGATATTTGCTGAGTTCTCACGAAAATGCGCTGAGCGGTGGAAG ACAATGGTAGATAAGGAAAAGAAACGCTTTCATGAAATGGCCGAAAAGGATAAGCAGCGCTACGAAGCGGAAATGCAAAATTATGTTCCACCTAAAGGGGCGGTCGTTGGTCGtggcaaaaaaaggaaacagaTTAAGGACCCAAACGCTCCAAAACGTTCATT gTCTGCGTTTTTTTGGTTCTGCAATGACGAGAGAAATAAGGTGAAGGCCCTTAATCCCGAGTTTGGTGTCGGCGACATCGCAAAAGAACTGGGACGAAAATGGTCAGACGTTGATCCCGAGGTGAAGCAAAAGTACGAGTCGATGGCAGAGCGAGATAAGGCTCGATATGAACGg GAAATGACCGAGTACAAGACAAGTGGGAAAATAGCTATGTCTGCACCTTCAATGCAGGCGTCGATGCAAGCACAGGCGCAAAAAGCAGCGTTACTTGCCGCCGCtgcacagcaacaacatcagcagctGGATGAACAGCACGACGACGATGACGGCGATGGCGATGATGACGAGAACCAATAG
- the LOC108125693 gene encoding uncharacterized protein has translation MFYGNCIGRCDQLAGPPPDFILSMPPPPLPLFLISKPATVDALISLNESQPCFATFMCRQAHNRNESGNAIMELVRNDSKSLENLWLFISFCVGIFVLGCFLALIVIRCREYFFSYHDANIKQTTINALGEAAKSNAFTSGGILYPCATANSRDLLQSQLVNDSRLLWATLTPHGTRHFIIENSQDGGHYESVDYRGKSQHQVFRGYAKHSQSFVKSFDNNGFVDYDYEDPTPLMESYHDDMDSGYQEPHDVTGSLKCSPMRVLDPKNETSSSVESQYNSPSKFNSGSKSGPESSTLTTSRKTTLCRRISDASSHNGTSM, from the exons ATGTTTTACGGAAACTGCATAGGTCGCTGTGACCAGCTGGCTGGTCCGCCACCCGACTTCATTCTATCGAtgccgccgccaccgctgCCACTGTTTCTCATTTCAAAACCTGCGACAGTAGACGCTTTGATTTCCTTAAATGAGTCTCAGCCATGTTTCGCCACATTTATGTGTAGACAGGCGCACAACCGAAACGAGAGTGGCAATGCAATAATGGAACTGGTGCGAAACGACTCTAAAAGTCTCGAGAACCTTTGGCTCTTCATCTCATTCTGTGTTGGAATTTTCGTGCTGGGATGTTTCTTGGCTCTTATAGTGATTCGCTGCAGGGA gtATTTCTTCTCCTATCATGACGCCAACATTAAGCAGACTACTATCAATGCTCTTGGTGAAGCCGCCAAGTCAAATGCCTTCACTTCCGGCGGCATTTTGTATCCCTGTGCCACGGCTAACAGTAGGGATCTACTCCAGAGTCAGCTGGTCAACGACAGTCGCCTGCTGTGGGCCACTCTAACTCCTCATGGCACCCGGCACTTTATCATTGAAAACTCGCAGGACGGCGGGCACTACGAATCTGTTGATTATCGTGGAAAATCTCAGCACCAAGTTTTTCGCGGATATGCCAAGCACTCCCAGTCTTTTGTGAAG TCTTTTGACAATAATGGCTTCGTTGATTATGACTATGAAGACCCCACGCCCTTAATGGAATCATATCACGACGACATGGACTCTGGATACCAAGAGCCTCACGATGTTACAGGATCTCTAAAGTGTTCTCCAATGCGTGTTCTGGACCCTAAAAACGAGACCTCGTCCAGCGTCGAATCGCAGTACAACTCCCCCTCGAAATTCAACAGCGGCTCAAAATCCGGCCCTGAATCAAGTACACTAACCACGAGCCGCAAGACAACGCTCTGCCGCCGGATCAGTGACGCATCCTCACACAACGGAACATCGATGTAA
- the Dsp1 gene encoding high mobility group protein DSP1 isoform X3: protein MLCWQQLAAQQQQQVQQQQLQQHQVVVQQNQQQAHQNSSNTTAGVGTQQLFTYKMASSFPNPATTMAQVVATSNAAGTTGYDYRLNMAQAAAAAAVPGSQWWYSAANQGQVDANTAAQLQQQQQQQQQQQQQQQHQQQQQQQMQQQQQQQNVINSAGSPMIRGKADAKPRGRMTAYAYFVQTCREEHKKKHPDETVIFAEFSRKCAERWKTMVDKEKKRFHEMAEKDKQRYEAEMQNYVPPKGAVVGRGKKRKQIKDPNAPKRSLSAFFWFCNDERNKVKALNPEFGVGDIAKELGRKWSDVDPEVKQKYESMAERDKARYEREMTEYKTSGKIAMSAPSMQASMQAQAQKAALLAAAAQQQHQQLDEQHDDDDGDGDDDENQ, encoded by the exons ATGCTATGTTGG CAGCAACTGGCtgcgcaacaacaacagcaagtgcaacagcaacaactgcaGCAACATCAAGTGGTAGTGCAGCAGAACCAGCAGCAAGCACACCAGAATAGCTCCAACACCACGGCCGGTGTTGGCACCCAGCAGCTGTTTACGTACAAAATGGCCAGCAGCTTCCCAAATCCAGCCACAACAATGGCCCAAGTAGTAGCCACCTCAAACGCCGCCGGAACCACGGGCTATGACTACCGCCTGAATATGGCACAGgcagcagccgccgccgccgttCCCGGTTCCCAATGGTGGTACTCGGCTGCCAACCAAGGTCAAGTGGATGCCAACACAGCTGCACAGttacagcaacaacagcagcaacagcagcagcagcagcaacaacaacagcaccagcaacaacaacaacaacaaatgcagcaacagcagcagcaacagaacgTCATAAATTCAGCTGGG AGTCCAATGATCAGAGGAAAGGCAGACGCCAAGCCTAGAGGCCGCATGACCGCCTACGCTTACTTTGTACAGACTTGTAGAGAGGAGCACAAAAAGAAGCACCCCGATGAAACCGTGATATTTGCTGAGTTCTCACGAAAATGCGCTGAGCGGTGGAAG ACAATGGTAGATAAGGAAAAGAAACGCTTTCATGAAATGGCCGAAAAGGATAAGCAGCGCTACGAAGCGGAAATGCAAAATTATGTTCCACCTAAAGGGGCGGTCGTTGGTCGtggcaaaaaaaggaaacagaTTAAGGACCCAAACGCTCCAAAACGTTCATT gTCTGCGTTTTTTTGGTTCTGCAATGACGAGAGAAATAAGGTGAAGGCCCTTAATCCCGAGTTTGGTGTCGGCGACATCGCAAAAGAACTGGGACGAAAATGGTCAGACGTTGATCCCGAGGTGAAGCAAAAGTACGAGTCGATGGCAGAGCGAGATAAGGCTCGATATGAACGg GAAATGACCGAGTACAAGACAAGTGGGAAAATAGCTATGTCTGCACCTTCAATGCAGGCGTCGATGCAAGCACAGGCGCAAAAAGCAGCGTTACTTGCCGCCGCtgcacagcaacaacatcagcagctGGATGAACAGCACGACGACGATGACGGCGATGGCGATGATGACGAGAACCAATAG
- the Dsp1 gene encoding high mobility group protein DSP1 isoform X2, whose amino-acid sequence MEHFHQIQQLAAQQQQQVQQQQLQQHQVVVQQNQQQAHQNSSNTTAGVGTQQLFTYKMASSFPNPATTMAQVVATSNAAGTTGYDYRLNMAQAAAAAAVPGSQWWYSAANQGQVDANTAAQLQQQQQQQQQQQQQQQHQQQQQQQMQQQQQQQNVINSAGSPMIRGKADAKPRGRMTAYAYFVQTCREEHKKKHPDETVIFAEFSRKCAERWKTMVDKEKKRFHEMAEKDKQRYEAEMQNYVPPKGAVVGRGKKRKQIKDPNAPKRSLSAFFWFCNDERNKVKALNPEFGVGDIAKELGRKWSDVDPEVKQKYESMAERDKARYEREMTEYKTSGKIAMSAPSMQASMQAQAQKAALLAAAAQQQHQQLDEQHDDDDGDGDDDENQ is encoded by the exons ATGGAACACTTTCATCAAATTCAG CAACTGGCtgcgcaacaacaacagcaagtgcaacagcaacaactgcaGCAACATCAAGTGGTAGTGCAGCAGAACCAGCAGCAAGCACACCAGAATAGCTCCAACACCACGGCCGGTGTTGGCACCCAGCAGCTGTTTACGTACAAAATGGCCAGCAGCTTCCCAAATCCAGCCACAACAATGGCCCAAGTAGTAGCCACCTCAAACGCCGCCGGAACCACGGGCTATGACTACCGCCTGAATATGGCACAGgcagcagccgccgccgccgttCCCGGTTCCCAATGGTGGTACTCGGCTGCCAACCAAGGTCAAGTGGATGCCAACACAGCTGCACAGttacagcaacaacagcagcaacagcagcagcagcagcaacaacaacagcaccagcaacaacaacaacaacaaatgcagcaacagcagcagcaacagaacgTCATAAATTCAGCTGGG AGTCCAATGATCAGAGGAAAGGCAGACGCCAAGCCTAGAGGCCGCATGACCGCCTACGCTTACTTTGTACAGACTTGTAGAGAGGAGCACAAAAAGAAGCACCCCGATGAAACCGTGATATTTGCTGAGTTCTCACGAAAATGCGCTGAGCGGTGGAAG ACAATGGTAGATAAGGAAAAGAAACGCTTTCATGAAATGGCCGAAAAGGATAAGCAGCGCTACGAAGCGGAAATGCAAAATTATGTTCCACCTAAAGGGGCGGTCGTTGGTCGtggcaaaaaaaggaaacagaTTAAGGACCCAAACGCTCCAAAACGTTCATT gTCTGCGTTTTTTTGGTTCTGCAATGACGAGAGAAATAAGGTGAAGGCCCTTAATCCCGAGTTTGGTGTCGGCGACATCGCAAAAGAACTGGGACGAAAATGGTCAGACGTTGATCCCGAGGTGAAGCAAAAGTACGAGTCGATGGCAGAGCGAGATAAGGCTCGATATGAACGg GAAATGACCGAGTACAAGACAAGTGGGAAAATAGCTATGTCTGCACCTTCAATGCAGGCGTCGATGCAAGCACAGGCGCAAAAAGCAGCGTTACTTGCCGCCGCtgcacagcaacaacatcagcagctGGATGAACAGCACGACGACGATGACGGCGATGGCGATGATGACGAGAACCAATAG